The sequence CCGCGTATGCTCGCCGATGATCGCCGGCCCACGAATCGTACTGTTAATGATCTCAGCCCCTGGCTCGATAATCACCTTTCCGATAAGCTGCGAGTCGCGATCCACATACCCATGTACGGCGGGTTCAAGCTCTTCGAGAACTAGGCGGTTCGCTTCAAGCATATCATCCTTTTTACCGGTATCGATCCACCACCCTTCGTGAACGTAGGGATAGACCCGGTAGCCATTGCTCACGAGCCACTGAATTGCATCGGTGATTTCCAGCTCACCACGTGCCGATGGCCTGATTGCCTCAACCGCTTCAAAGATGTGGTGGTCAAACATATAGATGCCAACCAACGCCAGATCAGACTTCGGCTCGCGCGGCTTTTCAACCAGACGCACAACACGCCCTTCGTCATCGAGTTCAGCTACGCCAAACGAACGTGGATCGCTGACCTTCTTCAATACGATCTGGGCATTGTAATCACTCTGACCAAACTGCTCGATCAATGCGCTGATCCCACCTTGAATACAGTTATCACCCAAAAACATCACAAACCGCTCATTGCCGAGAAACTCCCGACTGATCTTCACAGCATGGGCCAACCCGAGCGGCGCTTCTTGCGGGATGTAGGAAATCTTCACCCCCCAACGCCGACCATTACCTACCGCTGCCCGAATCTCATCGCCAGTATCACCGATAACGATGCCAATATCGGTAATTCCAGCATCACGGATCGCTTCAATAACACGAAAAAGAACCGGCTTATTTGCAACCGGCACTAATTGCTTCGCACTAGTATACGTGAT comes from Chloroflexus sp. Y-396-1 and encodes:
- a CDS encoding glucose-1-phosphate thymidylyltransferase; its protein translation is MKGLVLSGGKGTRLRPITYTSAKQLVPVANKPVLFRVIEAIRDAGITDIGIVIGDTGDEIRAAVGNGRRWGVKISYIPQEAPLGLAHAVKISREFLGNERFVMFLGDNCIQGGISALIEQFGQSDYNAQIVLKKVSDPRSFGVAELDDEGRVVRLVEKPREPKSDLALVGIYMFDHHIFEAVEAIRPSARGELEITDAIQWLVSNGYRVYPYVHEGWWIDTGKKDDMLEANRLVLEELEPAVHGYVDRDSQLIGKVIIEPGAEIINSTIRGPAIIGEHTRIVNAYVGPFTSIYHHCHIEECEIEHSIVLEYCTIRGLPHRLEDSLIGRNVEITRSPLRPKAYRFMLGDNSTVGVL